The Punica granatum isolate Tunisia-2019 chromosome 4, ASM765513v2, whole genome shotgun sequence genome has a window encoding:
- the LOC116202822 gene encoding trans-resveratrol di-O-methyltransferase-like isoform X1, producing the protein MEDSGMSKTMGGNARGSLTHAQAHIWNHIFSFINSMSLKCALQLGIPDIIHNHGGPMTIGELVSALSVHSGKAHCIFHLMRILVHSGFFEQTSLRVVAEDDREEVGYALNNVSSLLLKDNPLSTRPFALAMLDPTLTDPWHCLGAWFLNDDPTPFSTEHGSLIWEHMGNEPEQNLRFNNAMASDARLVATEVLGSDCKRAFEGLRSLVDVGGGTGTMAKAIAAEFPDLECTVFDLPHVVAGLKGTKNVKYVAGNMFKEIPPADAYLLKWIIHDWSDEESLKILKRCKDGLREGKGRKLIIVDIVLGYCKEDAESVETQLFLDMLMIVLYNAKERTEREWAKLFVEAGFRDYKITPMLGLRSLIEVYP; encoded by the exons ATGGAGGATTCGGGCATGAGCAAGACAATGGGGGGTAATGCAAGAGGCTCACTTACGCATGCCCAAGCCCACATATGGAATCACATATTCAGTTTCATCAACTCCATGTCCTTGAAATGTGCCCTCCAATTGGGCATACCCGACATCATCCATAACCACGGTGGCCCCATGACCATCGGCGAGCTTGTCTCGGCACTTTCGGTCCACTCTGGCAAGGCTCATTGCATCTTCCACCTCATGCGCATCCTTGTCCACTCGGGCTTCTTCGAACAGACAAGCCTCCGAGTAGTTGCCGAGGATGACCGAGAAGAGGTAGGGTATGCCCTAAACAATGtctcctccctcctcctcAAGGACAACCCTTTGAGCACAAGGCCCTTCGCACTCGCGATGCTGGACCCCACACTGACGGACCCATGGCACTGCCTGGGCGCCTGGTTTCTGAACGATGACCCTACTCCATTCAGCACGGAGCATGGATCGCTCATATGGGAGCACATGGGCAATGAGCCAGAGCAGAACTTGCGCTTCAACAATGCAATGGCAAGCGATGCCAGGTTGGTAGCGACCGAGGTGTTAGGATCGGATTGCAAGAGGGCGTTCGAGGGGCTGAGGTCACTGGTGGACGTTGGGGGTGGAACTGGGACGATGGCTAAAGCGATCGCGGCGGAGTTCCCGGATTTAGAGTGCACGGTGTTTGATCTCCCGCACGTGGTGGCAGGCTTGAAAGGGACCAAGAACGTGAAGTACGTTGCAGGGAACATGTTCAAGGAAATTCCACCAGCAGACGCGTATCTTCTGAAG TGGATAATCCATGACTGGAGCGACGAGGAAAGCTTGAAGATACTGAAACGGTGCAAAGACGGACTAAGGGAAGGCAAGGGACGCAAGTTGATTATTGTCGATATCGTGTTGGGATACTGTAAAGAAGATGCAGAGTCGGTTGAGACACAGCTCTTCCTCGACATGCTGATGATTGTTTTGTATAATGCAAAAGAGCGGACCGAAAGAGAATGGGCTAAACTTTTTGTCGAAGCAGGTTTTCGTGACTATAAGATAACTCCTATGTTAGGTCTACGGTCTTTGATCGAAGTATACCCTTGA
- the LOC116203153 gene encoding trans-resveratrol di-O-methyltransferase-like codes for MEGSGMNKTISGNARGSLVHAQTHIWNHIFSFVKSMSLKCAVQLGIPDIIHNHGGPMTINELVSALSVHPGKAHCISRLMRILVHSGFFEQTSLRVVAQDDREEVGYALNNVSSLLLKDNPLSTRPYALAMLDPALMNSGHCLGAWFLNDDPTPFSTEHGSLFFEHMGNGPEQNLLFNNAMASDARLLATEVLGSDCKRAFEGLRSLVDVGGGTGTMAKAIAAEFPDLECTVFDLPHVVAGLKGTKNVKYVGGNMFKEIPPADAYLLKWIIHDWSDEESVKILKRCKDGLREGKGCKLIIVDIVLGFGKEDEESVETQLFCDMQLMIILTGKERTEREWAKLFVEAGFRDYKITPMLGLRSLIEVYP; via the exons ATGGAGGGTTCGGGCATGAACAAGACAATAAGTGGTAATGCAAGAGGCTCACTTGTGCATGCCCAAACCCACATATGGAACCACATATTCAGCTTCGTCAAATCCATGTCCTTGAAATGTGCCGTTCAATTGGGTATACCTGACATCATCCATAACCACGGTGGCCCCATGACCATCAACGAGCTCGTCTCAGCACTTTCGGTCCATCCAGGCAAGGCTCATTGCATCTCCCGCCTCATGCGTATCCTTGTCCACTCAGGCTTCTTCGAACAGACAAGCCTCCGAGTGGTTGCCCAGGATGACCGAGAAGAGGTAGGGTATGCCCTAAACAATGtctcctccctcctcctcAAGGACAACCCTTTGAGCACAAGGCCCTACGCACTCGCGATGCTGGACCCTGCGCTGATGAACTCGGGGCACTGCCTGGGCGCCTGGTTTCTGAACGATGACCCTACCCCATTCAGCACGGAGCATGGATCGCTCTTCTTTGAGCACATGGGTAATGGGCCAGAGCAGAACTTGCTCTTCAACAATGCAATGGCAAGTGATGCCAGGTTGTTAGCGACCGAGGTGTTAGGATCGGATTGCAAGAGGGCGTTCGAGGGGCTGAGGTCACTGGTGGACGTTGGGGGTGGAACTGGGACGATGGCTAAAGCGATCGCGGCGGAGTTCCCGGATTTAGAGTGCACGGTGTTTGATCTCCCGCACGTGGTGGCGGGCTTGAAAGGGACCAAGAACGTGAAGTACGTTGGAGGGAACATGTTTAAGGAAATTCCACCAGCAGACGCGTATCTTCTAAAG TGGATAATCCATGATTGGAGCGACGAGGAAAGCGTGAAGATACTGAAACGATGCAAAGACGGACTAAGGGAAGGCAAGGGATGCAAGTTGATTATTGTCGATATCGTGTTGGGATTCGGTAAAGAAGATGAGGAGTCGGTTGAGACGCAGCTCTTCTGCGACATGCAGCTTATGATTATACTTACAGGAAAAGAGCGGACCGAAAGAGAATGGGCTAAACTCTTTGTCGAAGCAGGTTTTCGTGACTATAAGATAACTCCTATGTTAGGTCTTCGGTCTTTGATCGAAGTATACCCCTGA
- the LOC116202822 gene encoding trans-resveratrol di-O-methyltransferase-like isoform X2, with product MEDSGMSKTMGGNARGSLTHAQAHIWNHIFSFINSMSLKCALQLGIPDIIHNHGGPMTIGELVSALSVHSGKAHCIFHLMRILVHSGFFEQTSLRVVAEDDREEVGYALNNVSSLLLKDNPLSTRPFALAMLDPTLTDPWHCLGAWFLNDDPTPFSTEHGSLIWEHMGNEPEQNLRFNNAMASDARLVATEVLGSDCKRAFEGLRSLVDVGGGTGTMAKAIAAEFPDLECTVFDLPHVVAGLKGTKNVKYVAGNMFKEIPPADAYLLKIYIIAD from the exons ATGGAGGATTCGGGCATGAGCAAGACAATGGGGGGTAATGCAAGAGGCTCACTTACGCATGCCCAAGCCCACATATGGAATCACATATTCAGTTTCATCAACTCCATGTCCTTGAAATGTGCCCTCCAATTGGGCATACCCGACATCATCCATAACCACGGTGGCCCCATGACCATCGGCGAGCTTGTCTCGGCACTTTCGGTCCACTCTGGCAAGGCTCATTGCATCTTCCACCTCATGCGCATCCTTGTCCACTCGGGCTTCTTCGAACAGACAAGCCTCCGAGTAGTTGCCGAGGATGACCGAGAAGAGGTAGGGTATGCCCTAAACAATGtctcctccctcctcctcAAGGACAACCCTTTGAGCACAAGGCCCTTCGCACTCGCGATGCTGGACCCCACACTGACGGACCCATGGCACTGCCTGGGCGCCTGGTTTCTGAACGATGACCCTACTCCATTCAGCACGGAGCATGGATCGCTCATATGGGAGCACATGGGCAATGAGCCAGAGCAGAACTTGCGCTTCAACAATGCAATGGCAAGCGATGCCAGGTTGGTAGCGACCGAGGTGTTAGGATCGGATTGCAAGAGGGCGTTCGAGGGGCTGAGGTCACTGGTGGACGTTGGGGGTGGAACTGGGACGATGGCTAAAGCGATCGCGGCGGAGTTCCCGGATTTAGAGTGCACGGTGTTTGATCTCCCGCACGTGGTGGCAGGCTTGAAAGGGACCAAGAACGTGAAGTACGTTGCAGGGAACATGTTCAAGGAAATTCCACCAGCAGACGCGTATCTTCTGAAG ATATACATAATTGCCGATTAA